One genomic window of Streptomonospora nanhaiensis includes the following:
- the bldD gene encoding transcriptional regulator BldD has protein sequence MPSEYAKSLGARLRAIRTQQGLSLHGVEEKSHGRWKAVVVGSYERGDRAVTVQKLAELADFYGVPMSELLPGGAAPTPLGPTPKLVIDLERMQQLPQEKAGPLARYVATIQSQRGDYNGRVLSIRQEDLRSLAVIYDRSPGDLTEELINWGVLDPEARRAVDAF, from the coding sequence ATGCCATCCGAATACGCCAAGTCACTCGGCGCGCGGCTGCGCGCCATCCGCACCCAGCAGGGCCTGTCCCTGCACGGGGTCGAGGAGAAGTCCCACGGCCGCTGGAAGGCCGTCGTCGTGGGCTCCTACGAGCGCGGTGACCGCGCCGTCACCGTCCAGAAGCTGGCCGAGCTGGCCGACTTCTACGGCGTGCCCATGTCGGAGCTGCTGCCGGGCGGCGCCGCGCCGACCCCGCTGGGCCCCACACCCAAGCTCGTCATCGACCTGGAGCGCATGCAGCAGCTGCCGCAGGAGAAGGCCGGGCCGCTGGCACGCTACGTCGCCACCATCCAGAGCCAGCGCGGCGACTACAACGGCCGCGTGCTGTCCATCCGCCAGGAGGACCTCCGGTCGCTCGCGGTGATCTACGACCGCTCGCCGGGCGACCTCACCGAGGAGCTGATCAACTGGGGCGTCCTCGACCCCGAGGCGCGCCGCGCCGTCGACGCGTTCTAG
- a CDS encoding GNAT family N-acetyltransferase — MSADIELWELAAPAFLHTLPALLEVYAAAMKPPHDQLPGRQAIMREHARHPRFRGVVALGPQGAGAAGFAYGFHGGRGQWWHDIVSGEVRARDPEAERHWLGDSFEVAEVHVLPEEQGRGVGRSMLEALTAARRERTAVLSTPAGPTVARSLYLSCGFVDLLPEFRFPGNPHQPFAIMAAPLPLRAGGRRRPAGRSRAWQWTG; from the coding sequence GTGTCCGCTGACATCGAGCTGTGGGAGCTGGCAGCCCCCGCCTTCCTCCACACCCTTCCCGCCCTGCTGGAGGTCTACGCGGCCGCCATGAAACCTCCGCACGACCAGCTCCCCGGACGCCAGGCCATCATGCGCGAGCACGCGCGCCACCCGCGCTTCCGCGGCGTGGTGGCGCTGGGGCCCCAAGGCGCGGGGGCGGCCGGGTTCGCCTACGGATTCCACGGCGGGCGCGGGCAGTGGTGGCACGACATCGTCTCGGGCGAGGTGCGGGCCCGCGACCCCGAGGCCGAGCGGCACTGGCTGGGCGACTCCTTCGAGGTCGCCGAGGTGCACGTGCTGCCCGAGGAGCAGGGCCGGGGCGTGGGCCGCTCGATGCTGGAGGCGCTGACGGCGGCGCGCCGGGAGCGCACCGCCGTCCTGTCCACGCCGGCCGGGCCCACCGTGGCCCGGAGCCTGTACCTGTCGTGCGGGTTCGTGGACCTGCTGCCGGAGTTCCGCTTCCCCGGCAACCCGCATCAGCCCTTCGCGATCATGGCCGCCCCGCTGCCGCTGCGGGCAGGCGGTCGGCGGCGACCTGCTGGTAGATCTCGCGCGTGGCAGTGGACTGGTTGA
- the metF gene encoding methylenetetrahydrofolate reductase [NAD(P)H], whose protein sequence is MLASSTRPGSAPTASARPRRIRELLKAGEPTFSFEFFPPKTPEGLRKLWRVIREIEALQPSFVSVTYGAGGGTRDLTVEITERMATDTTLLPVAHMTAVNHSVRELRHLIGRFAAVGVGNILALRGDPPGDPLGEWVKHPEGLEYAEQLVRLLKESGDFCVGVAAFPYKHPRSRDVESDVEYFVRKCRAGADYAITQMFFDADDYLRLRDRVAAKGCDVPIIPEIMPVVKPATIERSEQLSGAPFPRHLAAEFEKVAHDPEAVRALGIEQARRMCERLLDEGAPGIHFITFNQSTATREIYQQVAADRLPAAAAGRP, encoded by the coding sequence ATGCTCGCCTCATCGACACGCCCCGGAAGCGCGCCGACCGCATCCGCCCGGCCGCGCCGGATCCGCGAACTGCTCAAGGCCGGCGAACCCACCTTCTCCTTCGAGTTCTTCCCGCCCAAGACCCCCGAGGGCCTGCGCAAGCTCTGGCGCGTCATCCGCGAGATCGAGGCGCTGCAGCCGTCCTTCGTCTCGGTCACCTACGGTGCGGGGGGCGGCACGCGCGACCTCACCGTCGAGATCACCGAGCGCATGGCCACCGACACCACGCTCCTGCCGGTGGCGCACATGACGGCGGTCAACCACTCCGTGCGCGAGCTGCGCCACCTCATCGGCCGGTTCGCCGCCGTGGGGGTGGGCAACATCCTCGCCCTGCGCGGCGACCCGCCCGGCGACCCCCTGGGGGAGTGGGTCAAGCACCCCGAGGGCCTGGAGTACGCCGAGCAGCTGGTGCGGCTGCTCAAGGAGTCCGGCGACTTCTGCGTGGGTGTGGCGGCCTTCCCCTACAAGCACCCGCGCTCGCGCGACGTGGAGTCCGACGTCGAGTACTTCGTGCGCAAGTGCCGCGCCGGCGCCGACTACGCCATCACCCAGATGTTCTTCGACGCCGACGACTACCTGCGGCTGCGCGACCGGGTCGCGGCCAAGGGCTGCGACGTCCCGATCATCCCCGAGATCATGCCGGTGGTGAAGCCGGCCACCATCGAGCGCTCCGAGCAGCTCTCCGGCGCGCCCTTCCCGCGCCACCTGGCGGCGGAGTTCGAGAAGGTCGCGCACGACCCCGAGGCCGTGCGGGCGCTGGGCATCGAGCAGGCCCGGCGCATGTGCGAGCGGCTGCTGGACGAGGGCGCGCCCGGCATCCACTTCATCACGTTCAACCAGTCCACTGCCACGCGCGAGATCTACCAGCAGGTCGCCGCCGACCGCCTGCCCGCAGCGGCAGCGGGGCGGCCATGA
- a CDS encoding polyprenyl synthetase family protein yields MTSSDSSPVAFVRAAVDAELARFVAERRAQLLEIGGELAPVVDALEAMLAGGKRLRPAFCYWGWRGAGGADTPDIHAAAASLEFLQACALVHDDVIDNSDTRRGMPATHKRMEELHARSGWSGAADGFGRGAAILIGDLCLAWSEDMYQASGLGLEALRAGRRPFDAMRTEVMAGQYLDMLEQVREDGGVEAALRVMHYKAAKYTVERPLHLGAALAGRYDDLGPVYSAYGLPLGLAFQLRDDILGVFGDPGQTGKPAGDDLREGKRTLLVAETLDRAAPADAAEFRRHLGDPALTPERVEWMRALVEDCGALAACERRIDDLVGQATAALNTDLIDDTARAPLADLIVAATARKH; encoded by the coding sequence ATGACCTCCTCCGACTCCTCGCCCGTCGCTTTCGTGCGCGCGGCCGTCGACGCCGAACTGGCCCGGTTCGTCGCGGAACGCCGCGCCCAACTGCTGGAGATCGGGGGCGAGCTCGCCCCCGTCGTGGACGCGCTGGAGGCCATGCTCGCCGGGGGCAAGCGGCTGCGTCCGGCGTTCTGCTACTGGGGCTGGCGCGGCGCGGGGGGCGCCGACACCCCCGACATCCACGCGGCGGCGGCGTCGCTGGAGTTCCTCCAGGCGTGCGCCCTCGTCCACGACGACGTCATAGACAACAGCGACACCCGGCGCGGGATGCCCGCCACCCACAAGCGCATGGAGGAGCTGCACGCCCGCTCGGGGTGGAGCGGCGCGGCCGACGGCTTCGGGCGCGGCGCCGCCATTTTGATCGGCGACCTGTGCCTGGCCTGGAGCGAGGACATGTACCAGGCCAGCGGCCTGGGCCTGGAGGCGCTGCGCGCGGGGCGGCGGCCCTTCGACGCCATGCGCACCGAGGTCATGGCCGGGCAGTACCTCGACATGCTGGAGCAGGTGCGCGAGGACGGCGGCGTGGAGGCGGCGCTGCGGGTGATGCACTACAAGGCCGCCAAGTACACCGTCGAGCGCCCGCTGCACCTGGGCGCCGCCCTGGCCGGGCGCTACGACGACCTGGGGCCGGTCTACAGCGCCTACGGCCTGCCGCTGGGGCTGGCCTTCCAGCTCCGCGACGACATCCTCGGCGTCTTCGGCGACCCCGGCCAGACCGGCAAGCCGGCGGGCGACGACCTGCGCGAGGGCAAGCGCACCCTGCTCGTCGCCGAGACCCTCGACCGCGCCGCCCCGGCCGACGCCGCCGAGTTCCGCCGCCACCTGGGCGACCCCGCCCTCACCCCCGAGCGGGTGGAGTGGATGCGCGCCCTGGTGGAGGACTGCGGCGCCCTGGCGGCGTGCGAACGCCGCATCGACGACCTGGTCGGCCAGGCGACCGCAGCCCTGAACACCGACCTCATCGACGACACCGCCCGCGCCCCCCTCGCCGACCTGATCGTCGCCGCGACCGCCCGCAAGCACTGA
- a CDS encoding DUF418 domain-containing protein: MTTVNATASPVRGPVRPDERALAPDLARGFMLLLIALANTPWYLWAVDERSIAGAHPIGGSVADRIVQFVMIVAVDGRIYPMFALLFGYGLIRVYDRQREAGATEKAAAAVLRRRHLWLLVFGFVHCLLLFIGDILAPYGLVGLLMGWLLLRRSDRAMRITAWVLVGLSGALMLLSALGSALAALAPPEVGGESPGGVPSALHDSFAEPNFFAAMVDRVSVWPGMVILQALGVVVPAMVVVGMVIGRLRMLERADHYRRTLVWTAVVGIGVAWVAGLPEAMGHVRLIEMSPLVEGSLSGVRQFSGVFGGAGYAALFGLIGYAMSRRPRRGVVTTAIAAVGKRSLSCYLAQSVICAPLLAAWGLGLGGVFGSAQMAAFAVGVWLVTAVGAYALERADRRGPAEVLLRGLTYRGRPRSDSAAPATAGAQPTAFGAPGDPTAPGDPTAPAQPPTPPADGPTAPPTR; encoded by the coding sequence GTGACCACCGTGAACGCCACAGCATCCCCCGTGCGAGGGCCCGTCCGCCCGGACGAGCGTGCCCTCGCGCCCGACCTCGCACGCGGCTTCATGCTCCTGCTCATCGCCTTGGCCAACACCCCGTGGTACCTGTGGGCCGTCGACGAGCGGTCCATCGCCGGAGCCCACCCGATCGGCGGCTCGGTCGCCGACCGCATCGTGCAGTTCGTCATGATCGTCGCCGTGGACGGGCGCATCTACCCGATGTTCGCCCTGCTGTTCGGCTACGGCCTCATCCGCGTCTACGACCGCCAACGGGAGGCGGGCGCCACCGAGAAGGCCGCGGCCGCCGTGCTGCGCCGCCGCCATCTCTGGCTGCTGGTGTTCGGCTTCGTCCACTGCCTTCTCCTGTTCATAGGCGACATCCTGGCCCCCTACGGCCTCGTCGGCCTCCTCATGGGCTGGCTGCTGCTGCGGCGCAGCGACCGCGCCATGCGCATCACCGCCTGGGTGCTCGTGGGCCTGTCCGGCGCGCTGATGCTGCTGTCCGCGCTGGGTTCGGCCCTGGCCGCGCTCGCCCCGCCCGAAGTCGGCGGCGAGTCGCCCGGCGGCGTGCCCAGTGCCCTGCACGACTCCTTCGCCGAGCCGAACTTCTTCGCCGCCATGGTCGACCGCGTCAGCGTGTGGCCGGGCATGGTGATCCTCCAGGCGCTGGGCGTGGTGGTCCCGGCCATGGTCGTCGTCGGTATGGTGATCGGCCGCCTCCGCATGCTGGAGCGGGCCGACCACTACCGCCGGACACTGGTGTGGACGGCCGTGGTCGGCATCGGCGTCGCCTGGGTCGCCGGGCTGCCCGAGGCGATGGGCCACGTCCGGCTGATCGAGATGTCCCCCCTGGTGGAGGGTTCGCTGTCGGGCGTGCGCCAGTTCAGCGGCGTCTTCGGCGGCGCGGGGTACGCCGCGCTGTTCGGCCTGATCGGCTACGCGATGTCCCGCCGCCCGCGCCGGGGCGTGGTCACGACGGCCATCGCCGCCGTGGGCAAGCGCTCCCTCTCCTGCTACCTGGCCCAGTCGGTGATCTGCGCTCCGCTGCTGGCGGCCTGGGGCCTGGGCCTGGGCGGCGTGTTCGGCAGCGCGCAGATGGCGGCCTTCGCGGTGGGCGTGTGGCTGGTGACCGCCGTGGGCGCCTACGCGCTGGAGCGGGCCGACCGGCGCGGGCCGGCCGAGGTGCTGCTGCGCGGCCTCACCTACCGGGGCCGACCCCGCTCGGACTCCGCCGCCCCCGCGACCGCCGGTGCCCAGCCGACCGCGTTCGGCGCCCCCGGCGACCCCACCGCCCCCGGCGACCCCACCGCGCCCGCTCAGCCGCCCACGCCTCCCGCCGATGGGCCGACCGCGCCGCCCACCCGCTGA
- a CDS encoding SDR family oxidoreductase has product MGDDQAITHTIGITGATGALGRRVAERLARRGVAQRLIVRDLNRAPELPGASAVMASYEDSAAFERAARGVETLFLVSLPEAPDRVPVHARAVDAALAAGVSRIVYTSFLGAGPASVFTFARDHFHTEEHIRASGAAHTFLRPSLYLDLLPSWADDTGIIRGPAGLGRVAWVSRDDIADAAVAVLTGGPAHHGRTYNLTGPEAMTLGETAQRLSALTGRVIAYVPETWEEAMASRRLTGAPDWQIEGWAGSYAAIAAGELDVLSPAVPSLTGHPAQSLEGFLRTHPTALRHVLV; this is encoded by the coding sequence ATGGGCGACGATCAGGCAATAACGCACACCATCGGCATCACGGGCGCCACCGGCGCCCTCGGCAGGCGCGTGGCCGAGCGGCTGGCCCGGCGTGGGGTGGCGCAGCGGCTCATCGTCCGCGACCTCAACCGCGCGCCGGAGCTCCCCGGAGCCAGCGCCGTCATGGCCTCCTACGAGGACTCCGCCGCCTTCGAGCGCGCCGCCCGGGGCGTCGAAACCCTCTTCCTGGTGTCGCTCCCCGAGGCGCCCGACCGGGTTCCGGTGCACGCCCGGGCGGTCGACGCCGCGCTGGCCGCGGGGGTGAGCCGGATCGTCTACACGTCGTTCCTGGGCGCCGGCCCGGCGTCGGTGTTCACCTTCGCCCGCGACCACTTCCACACCGAGGAGCACATCCGGGCCTCGGGCGCCGCCCACACCTTCCTGCGGCCCAGCCTCTACCTGGACCTGCTGCCCTCCTGGGCCGACGACACCGGCATCATCCGGGGCCCGGCCGGCCTCGGCCGGGTGGCGTGGGTCTCGCGCGACGACATCGCCGACGCGGCGGTGGCCGTCCTCACCGGCGGCCCGGCCCACCACGGCCGCACCTACAACCTCACCGGCCCCGAGGCCATGACGCTGGGCGAGACCGCGCAGCGGCTCTCCGCGCTGACCGGGCGGGTGATCGCCTACGTGCCCGAGACCTGGGAGGAGGCGATGGCCTCCCGCCGGCTGACCGGCGCCCCGGACTGGCAGATCGAGGGGTGGGCCGGCTCCTACGCCGCGATCGCGGCGGGGGAACTTGACGTGCTCTCCCCGGCCGTGCCGTCGCTCACCGGCCATCCCGCCCAGTCGCTTGAGGGCTTCCTGCGCACCCACCCCACCGCCCTGCGGCACGTGCTCGTCTAG
- a CDS encoding long-chain fatty acid--CoA ligase, which produces MRSTMQDVPLSIADLVRYGTTVHGRARVVTWTGDAANPRRSTLAEVGARAARLAHALRGLGVTGDQRVATFQWNNQEHLEAYFAVPAMGAVLHTLNIRLHPDQVVYIADHAEDHVVIVDASLLPLFAPILPRLRTVRHVVVSGGGPADLGALAAEGVAVHSYEELLAGRPDTFDWPAGDERDAAAMCYTSGTTGAPKGVAYSHRSIYLHSMQVCMTDGKALSQGDTALAVVPMFHAMSWGLPYAALMVGASLLLPDRFLQPGPLADMIQAERPTIAAAVPTIWQGVLQELEAAPRDVSSLHRVVVGGMACPPSLMRRFEELYGIPVLHAWGMTETSPLGSIARPPADSEGEERWAYRLSQGRLPASVHGRLIGADGRPVPHDGSGVGELEVRGPWITGAYHRDDAPERFHDGWLRTGDVGTLTPDGFLRLTDRAKDVIKSGGEWISSVELENQVMSHPAVAEAAVVAVPDPTWDERPLVAVILKDGAVAEAAELRAFLAGRVPRWQLPEYWTFVDEVPKTSVGKFDKKVLRTRHAEGGLKVAEVRG; this is translated from the coding sequence ATGCGCAGCACCATGCAGGACGTACCCCTCTCCATCGCCGACCTCGTCCGCTACGGAACCACCGTCCACGGCCGCGCGCGGGTCGTCACCTGGACCGGAGACGCCGCCAACCCGCGCCGCTCCACACTCGCCGAGGTCGGCGCCCGGGCCGCCCGGCTGGCTCACGCGCTGCGCGGCCTCGGGGTCACCGGCGACCAGCGCGTGGCCACTTTCCAGTGGAACAACCAGGAGCACCTGGAGGCGTACTTCGCCGTCCCGGCGATGGGCGCCGTCCTGCACACCCTCAACATCCGACTGCACCCCGACCAGGTCGTCTACATCGCCGACCACGCCGAGGACCACGTCGTCATCGTGGACGCCTCGCTGCTCCCGCTCTTCGCGCCGATCCTGCCGCGCCTGCGCACGGTGCGGCACGTCGTCGTCTCCGGAGGCGGTCCCGCTGACCTCGGCGCGCTCGCGGCCGAGGGGGTGGCGGTGCACTCCTACGAAGAGCTGCTCGCGGGGCGCCCCGACACCTTCGACTGGCCGGCCGGGGACGAGCGCGACGCCGCCGCCATGTGCTACACCTCGGGCACGACCGGCGCCCCCAAGGGCGTCGCCTACAGCCACCGCTCGATCTACCTGCACTCGATGCAGGTCTGCATGACCGACGGCAAGGCCCTCAGCCAGGGCGACACCGCGCTGGCCGTGGTGCCGATGTTCCACGCCATGTCGTGGGGCCTGCCCTACGCCGCGCTGATGGTCGGCGCCTCGCTGCTGCTGCCCGACCGGTTCCTCCAGCCCGGGCCGCTGGCCGACATGATCCAGGCGGAGCGGCCCACCATCGCCGCCGCCGTGCCCACCATCTGGCAGGGCGTGCTGCAGGAGCTGGAGGCCGCTCCGCGCGACGTCTCCTCGCTGCACCGCGTGGTCGTGGGCGGCATGGCCTGCCCGCCCTCGCTGATGCGCCGGTTCGAGGAGCTGTACGGGATCCCGGTGCTGCACGCCTGGGGCATGACCGAGACCTCGCCGCTGGGCAGCATCGCCCGGCCCCCGGCGGACTCCGAGGGCGAGGAGCGCTGGGCCTACCGGCTGAGCCAGGGGCGGCTGCCCGCCTCGGTGCACGGGCGGCTGATCGGCGCCGACGGGCGTCCCGTGCCCCACGACGGCAGCGGCGTGGGCGAGCTGGAGGTGCGCGGGCCGTGGATCACCGGGGCCTACCACCGCGACGACGCCCCGGAGAGGTTCCACGACGGCTGGCTGCGCACCGGCGACGTCGGCACGCTCACACCCGACGGGTTCCTGCGGCTCACCGACCGCGCCAAGGACGTCATCAAGTCGGGCGGGGAGTGGATCTCCTCGGTGGAGCTGGAGAACCAGGTGATGTCGCACCCGGCCGTGGCCGAGGCGGCCGTGGTGGCGGTGCCCGATCCCACGTGGGACGAGCGGCCGCTGGTGGCGGTCATCCTCAAGGACGGCGCGGTGGCCGAGGCCGCCGAGCTGCGGGCCTTCCTCGCCGGCCGGGTGCCGCGCTGGCAGCTGCCCGAGTACTGGACCTTCGTCGACGAGGTGCCCAAGACCAGCGTCGGCAAGTTCGACAAGAAGGTGCTGCGCACCCGGCACGCCGAGGGCGGCCTCAAGGTGGCCGAGGTGCGGGGGTAG
- the thiE gene encoding thiamine phosphate synthase, whose product MARVSTSTRLRERLAQARLYLCTDSRAERGDLAEFLDAALSGGVDIVQLRDKSLEARQELAALEIVRAACERHGALMSVNDRADIARTAGADVLHLGQEDLPVPAARDIIGPEPLIGRSNSDAAMAAASAGQEGVDYFCVGPTWATPTKPGRAAAGLELVERTAALGTGRPWFAIGGIDLGNLDQVLAAGARRVVVVRAITEADDPRAAAAEFRRRLEAAAHADENADASR is encoded by the coding sequence CTGGCGCGCGTGAGCACCAGCACCCGCCTGCGCGAGCGCCTGGCCCAGGCGCGCCTGTACCTGTGCACCGACTCCCGCGCCGAGCGCGGCGACCTCGCCGAGTTCCTCGACGCGGCGCTGTCGGGCGGCGTCGACATCGTCCAGTTGCGCGACAAGTCGCTGGAGGCCCGCCAGGAGTTGGCGGCCCTGGAAATCGTGCGCGCCGCCTGCGAGCGCCACGGCGCGCTGATGTCGGTCAACGACCGCGCCGACATCGCCCGCACCGCCGGCGCCGACGTGCTGCACCTGGGGCAGGAGGACCTGCCCGTGCCCGCGGCCCGCGACATCATCGGCCCCGAACCCCTGATCGGCCGCTCCAACAGCGACGCCGCCATGGCGGCGGCCTCGGCCGGGCAGGAGGGCGTCGACTACTTCTGCGTGGGCCCGACCTGGGCCACGCCCACCAAGCCGGGGCGCGCCGCGGCCGGGCTGGAGCTGGTCGAGCGCACGGCCGCGCTGGGCACCGGGCGCCCCTGGTTCGCCATCGGCGGGATCGACCTGGGCAACCTCGACCAGGTCCTGGCGGCGGGCGCGCGCCGCGTGGTGGTGGTCCGGGCCATCACCGAGGCCGACGACCCCCGCGCGGCGGCGGCGGAGTTCCGGCGCCGGCTGGAGGCCGCGGCGCACGCGGACGAGAACGCGGACGCCTCCCGGTAG
- a CDS encoding helix-turn-helix domain-containing protein produces the protein MTENDHDTDTLVGEWMTIKDVARALNTSPNRVKQYIADHKLLGVRRKGELCVPAAFIAGDDIVKGLPGTLTVLADAGFSTDEALQWMFTPDDTLPGAPIQALTENRGTEVRRRAQAMAL, from the coding sequence GTGACCGAGAACGACCACGACACCGACACCCTCGTCGGTGAATGGATGACCATCAAGGACGTCGCGCGGGCGCTGAACACCAGCCCCAACCGCGTCAAGCAGTACATCGCCGACCACAAGCTGCTCGGCGTCCGCCGCAAGGGTGAGCTGTGCGTCCCCGCCGCGTTCATCGCGGGCGACGACATCGTCAAGGGCCTGCCGGGCACGCTGACCGTCCTGGCCGACGCCGGGTTCAGCACCGACGAGGCGCTGCAGTGGATGTTCACCCCTGACGACACGCTTCCGGGCGCGCCCATCCAGGCGCTGACCGAGAACCGCGGCACCGAGGTCCGCCGCCGGGCCCAGGCCATGGCCCTGTAG
- the thiO gene encoding glycine oxidase ThiO has product MCAAISASRSPDVVVVGAGLIGLVTAWRAARRGLAVTVVAETAEGAASPVAAGMLTPATEAAFGEEALMRFGVLSRDRYPAFVAELEDDSGLPAGYRPHGTLQVAFDADDLARLAHLSELRARLGLRTERLTGRECRRLEPMLAPAVRGGYLAPDDHSVDPRRLLSALYAAAERRGAVGVRDRVREVVLDGDRVRGVRLASGGELAAGQVVLAAGVGTPAIGGLPPGVVPPLRPVKGQLLRLRTTPGEPPLVERTVRGLVRGSPVYLVPRDDGEIVLGATQEEQGHDTRLTAGGLWEVLRDAHELVPGVSELEVAETCVGLRPGSPDNEPLLGPTAVPGLHLAAGHFRHGVLFTPATGDAMAEALTTGALPGYARRFAATRALEAVGGTGTGGDPDQWT; this is encoded by the coding sequence GTGTGCGCAGCGATATCCGCATCCCGCTCCCCCGACGTCGTCGTGGTCGGCGCCGGCCTGATCGGCCTGGTCACCGCCTGGCGGGCCGCCCGGCGCGGCCTGGCCGTCACCGTCGTGGCCGAGACCGCCGAGGGCGCCGCCTCCCCCGTCGCGGCGGGCATGCTGACCCCCGCCACCGAGGCCGCCTTCGGCGAGGAGGCGCTGATGCGCTTCGGCGTCCTCTCCCGCGACCGCTACCCCGCCTTCGTCGCCGAACTGGAGGACGACAGCGGCCTGCCCGCCGGCTACCGCCCCCACGGCACCCTCCAGGTCGCCTTCGACGCCGACGACCTCGCCCGGCTGGCCCACCTCAGCGAGCTGCGCGCCCGTCTGGGCCTGCGCACCGAGCGGCTCACCGGGCGCGAGTGCCGCCGCCTGGAGCCGATGCTGGCCCCCGCCGTGCGCGGCGGCTACCTCGCCCCCGACGACCACTCCGTCGACCCCCGGCGGCTCCTGTCCGCCCTCTACGCCGCCGCCGAGCGGCGCGGCGCCGTGGGCGTGCGCGACCGGGTGCGCGAGGTCGTCCTCGACGGCGACCGCGTGCGCGGCGTGCGCCTGGCCTCCGGCGGCGAGCTGGCCGCGGGCCAGGTGGTGCTGGCCGCCGGTGTGGGCACCCCCGCCATCGGCGGGCTGCCGCCCGGCGTGGTCCCGCCGCTGCGCCCGGTCAAGGGCCAGCTGCTGCGCCTGCGCACCACGCCCGGCGAACCCCCGCTGGTCGAGCGCACGGTGCGCGGCCTGGTGCGCGGCTCGCCGGTGTACCTGGTGCCGCGCGACGACGGCGAGATCGTGCTGGGCGCCACCCAGGAGGAGCAGGGCCACGACACCCGGCTCACCGCCGGCGGCCTGTGGGAGGTCCTGCGCGACGCCCACGAGCTGGTACCCGGCGTCAGCGAACTGGAGGTCGCCGAGACCTGCGTGGGCCTGCGCCCGGGCTCACCCGACAACGAGCCGCTGCTGGGCCCCACCGCGGTGCCCGGCCTGCACCTGGCCGCCGGGCACTTCCGCCACGGCGTGCTGTTCACCCCGGCCACCGGCGACGCCATGGCCGAGGCCCTGACCACGGGCGCCCTGCCCGGGTACGCGCGCCGGTTCGCCGCCACCCGCGCGCTGGAGGCGGTCGGCGGCACCGGCACGGGAGGCGATCCAGACCAGTGGACGTGA
- the thiS gene encoding sulfur carrier protein ThiS — protein sequence MDVIINGEPRQVAPRTTVAEVVRTLTRSPGGVAVALNDEVVRRADWAATVVAENDRIDVLTAVQGG from the coding sequence GTGGACGTGATCATCAACGGCGAACCGCGCCAGGTCGCCCCGCGCACCACGGTGGCCGAGGTCGTGCGCACCCTGACGCGGTCCCCGGGCGGCGTGGCCGTCGCCCTCAACGACGAGGTGGTGCGCAGGGCCGACTGGGCGGCCACCGTGGTCGCCGAGAACGACCGCATCGACGTGCTCACCGCGGTGCAAGGAGGCTGA
- a CDS encoding thiazole synthase translates to MTYAPETPAAPASPAAAPALPDPAADPLVIAGRTFTSRLITGTGGAPSLRVLEDALVTSGTELTTVALRRVAPDTEGSVWEVLRRNGISPLPNTAGCFTAGDALRTARLAREALETDWIKLEVVADDRTLLPDPVELLDAAERLVDEGFTVLPYTNDDPVLARRLEQVGCAAVMPLGAPIGSGLGIRNPHNIELIVEQAGVPVIIDAGIGTASEAALAMELGCDAVMLATAVTRAKDPVLMAAAMRDAVAAGRAAHRAGRIPVRRYAQASSPAVD, encoded by the coding sequence ATGACCTACGCCCCTGAGACCCCCGCAGCCCCCGCGTCCCCCGCGGCCGCGCCGGCCCTCCCCGACCCCGCGGCCGACCCGCTCGTCATCGCCGGGCGGACCTTCACCTCCCGGCTGATCACCGGCACCGGCGGCGCGCCCTCGCTGCGGGTGCTGGAGGACGCGCTGGTGACCTCCGGGACCGAGCTGACCACCGTGGCGCTGCGCCGCGTGGCGCCCGACACCGAGGGCTCGGTGTGGGAGGTGCTGCGCCGCAACGGCATCAGCCCCCTGCCCAACACCGCCGGCTGCTTCACCGCCGGCGACGCGCTGCGCACCGCCCGGCTGGCCCGCGAGGCGCTGGAGACCGACTGGATCAAGCTGGAGGTCGTCGCCGACGACCGCACCCTGCTGCCCGATCCCGTGGAGCTGCTGGACGCCGCCGAGCGCCTGGTGGACGAGGGCTTCACCGTGCTGCCCTACACCAACGACGACCCGGTGCTGGCCCGCCGCCTGGAGCAGGTGGGCTGCGCCGCCGTCATGCCCCTGGGCGCGCCGATCGGTTCGGGGCTGGGCATCCGCAACCCGCACAACATCGAGCTGATCGTGGAGCAGGCGGGGGTGCCGGTGATCATCGACGCCGGTATCGGCACCGCCAGCGAGGCCGCGCTGGCCATGGAGCTGGGCTGCGACGCGGTCATGCTGGCCACCGCCGTCACCCGGGCCAAGGACCCCGTGCTGATGGCGGCGGCCATGCGCGACGCCGTGGCCGCCGGACGGGCCGCCCACCGGGCCGGGCGCATCCCGGTGCGGCGCTACGCCCAGGCGTCCTCCCCGGCGGTGGACTGA